The following nucleotide sequence is from Drosophila kikkawai strain 14028-0561.14 chromosome 2L, DkikHiC1v2, whole genome shotgun sequence.
cgtttttttttattggctgAAACCCCAAACAGGTGTTAGTTTATTAAATCTTAATCTTGTTACTTCCAGCTGGGGCGGTCCCGTCAGCTTTGCCATTCATGCACCTGGCTACGATCTGAATGCCACCTTGGATGCCATTCAGTATGCCCGAAACTGTTTACAGGGCAGTGAAGCCATCAGTGATTGGGTAAGCTTCCATGTGTACTTCCCTAACCAGCACATGCCGGAGAATGTGCCTTACGACGAGGATGAGGTACTGGCCCGGCCTTACGTCTGTACTCTGGCCGACGGCTCTCTGATTCCGCCTCCGTACACACTCATCGATCGCAGCGACAGCTACAAGGTGAAGGCGAACCTCACCTATCCGATCAACGTGGGCAGGAATATTGCCAGGCAGGCGGCCAATACCCACTTCATCTTCGCCTGCGACATCGAGTTGTATCCCAGCCTTGGGTTTGTGGACCAATTCCTGGACATGGTGACTCAGAATCATAGTGTCTTGGCCCTGGATCCCAGCCAGCCGCGACGTGTTTATCCCCTCGCAGTCTTTGAGATTGAAGCGGGTGCTCAAATCCCCGGTAACAAGTCCGAGTTGCTGGCTCTCTATAGAAAGCAACAGGCACAGATCTTCCACTTGAGGCTTTGTCCCACGTGCCACAAGATCCCCGGCCAGCAAGAGTGGCTTAATCGGGCTCCCAGCGTCAAGGATCGTCTGCAGTTATTTAGCGTGGGGCATCGGGAGAAGCAGTTCAAATTTTGGGAGCCCTTCTACGTAAGCGACAACACGGAACCGCTGTTTGATGAGCGAGTCACCTGGGAGGGGCAGTCAAACAAGCGGATTCAGGTATGTTTTGAAAATGAATAATagatttttcaaaatatttttacctaaTCCTCCAATCCAATTACAGAACTATGCCATGTGTTTGTTGGGCTACGAATACCACACCTTGCATCCCGCTTTTCTCGTGCACAGTCCCGGCATCAAGAAACTAACCAAGGCCTCGGCAGCTCGCCTGAAATATGCCAAGGAAATGACCAAGTTCATCAAGGCCAAGATCGAGCCCGAGTACCGAGTGTTGTATGGACAGAACGCAGCCTGCAGGACGTGACAATAGGaatacgattttttttttgcttctaACAAGTGATATTTGAagtattaaaaacttttaggTAGCTCGATgattgttaaaaaatttaatttatttacaacaaTGCTGGTTTTGTGAACCAATTTATTCTGCACAAATTTCTACGGATTTAAGATGcttgtaaataaattcattgTGGGGCAATTTGTCTAATCAGAGAGGCTAGTACTTACCTACAAGAGGTTTCGGTATTTCCCTTTTTCAGTCCCTTACTTTAGGATACATTTTAATGCTTctcaataattaattaaaataagaataatatataAGCAATTTATTGTGTAATTTTGCAGATAAACTTTAATACagtttttattgatattttaaaataattttatacttttaaatGCTTTCCGTTTATGGCGTTGCGTAGCAGGACCTTTGACAGAAGTTCCTCTCGCTGAAAATAATCAGAGGAGTCTTCTTTTTCCTCAATTTCCTTCTGAATAATTTCGTTCTTCCACCATTTTTGTGGTTGCATGTCCCATAATTTTTGCCCAACCTTTGGCattacatatattattattggtTGCTGCAAGACAGGAGAAGGGTTGTCTGGCATTCCCTTTAAGGACCTATCCATGAGCACGGGATTTAAAGGATCCGCTCCATACAGTCGTTGGTATCGTTCACTCCACACCAGAAACATAATCTCTATGAAGGCAATCAGCGCCAGGGTGTCGTAGGCAACTAACACTGAAAAATAAGAGCCTTTTTAACCAATGTTTATATCTCAATTTGATATATTTCCAACTTGCGTAGAAGGTTAAGCCGAGGGTTAGCAGAATCAACGTGGCCAAAGGCACAATGTGCCTGGCAATCCGAAGGGAAATGATTACGAGGACCACAACTTGGACAGTGTACAAGAATTCAAAGATGGCCAGAGGTATAACGTGGTACTTTTTGAGCTAAGTGAGGAGTAgtatttttcttaataatacttttcttaaattatttttatttaataagttcacCTTGTACGCTCCATAGGCTGCAACAGTGCAAGTCACAATGTGACAAAAGTTGTAGAGTTGGAAGAACATCATGAGCTCCTTGGGATCTAGAAGATtatgtattaattaaaaattattgtatTTCTAATTATAGTTTTAGTAAAATcgattataaatactaataataattgaaactATAGAGTAAAACTCCTGaatattaatacaatttaaaaatttatttggtcCAGCAGCTGCTTAAGTACATTCATATTAACAATTATCTGTTAGTTTATGTATCCTTCAAATCCTCAATGAAAGAAAAACTGACATTGGTATCTAGCTGGAGCTTGCGATCAAAGAACCACCTCAATGATAACATGTATTCGCCAGTGGGAAAAGGGAGTCGCAATAGTTCAGGTTTGAGATAAAAGCCTCTGACATGTACTGCCccctgaaaattaaataaaaattaagctgcttatttattttcaattggTTAATAATGACTTACAAAGTAAGGACACGTGTGATTCATATCAGTAAACTCTTTGAAAaggttaaaaattattttggcaGCTCGGTTATAATTCTTTCGCATAAATCGACAGGCATCTACTTGGGTATTGAGGAGCCAGGGCTTGTAACCACTTTCCCTTTTGAATAACATACCCTGGACAAGGACTTTATTCACAGGATAAAGAATATTTCCGTTCATATTTAGGATTATCTTGTCTCGAGATACAGCCTTCAGGCGACACTCTTGAAACTGAAACCAGGATTGGTTGTAGGTCTCGCAAACAAAGTTTGTGAACTTGAACACAACCCCCAACTATATGAGgggttttattatttcatttatataggaaaaggaaaatataaacttaCAGTAGAATTTGATATAAAGGAGAGTAAGAATAGTGcgccataaaatatttttagcctCATCTTATGGAACTTTAAATCGAACTAACATTTATTATGAGCTCAAAACTTATAACTGGAAACAAACAaggcaataataaaataattcaacaCTTATTTTTCGCTTGAACGATTcctaaactatttttaattattaccagaTTATCCAAATAGATTGGAAATAGAAATAACAAGTTCTTGTAAAATcgttaaaaaatcattaaaaaaattattttgcattctactttaaaatatatttgtatgtttACCTGCAGAACTCTTTAAAGAATCAACtttatctaaaaaaaagtCGTAATATTGATGATAAGCATTAAAACcctatttagtttaaaatattaatgataCTATTGAGTATTGTAAACATGTCTTCCATCGCTCTTTATTCCTTGtaattattcttaaaattttaattagtatTCAGAACTATATTTTCATGGAACTCTTTAGATATTCAAGACGTAATATCAGttccaaaaaatgtatttataattaaacttCACCATCCTCTACATGAGACTATCTCTAACTTACACTGCTCTATCCAGTTGGCAGAGTCATGGACTATAGCACTCGTCTTGTAATGGGACTCGAAAATGCGAATGATGGAAAATAGAAAGGCGGTGCCATTGGTGAAGATCAACCACATGATGATGGTGCTCTTCAGCTACGGAAAATGACACATAATGACACACTTATGTTCGTTTGAATCCTTTGAGAGACTCACGGCGGCCACAAAGCAGATGACCAGAACACCCAGTCGAACCGAGGCGCAAAAGAAGTAGCTCTCCATGAGAACCATGGCGATGCAGGACTAAATGCAAAGCGCGACATCGTGGCTACCTCCATGAGGCCTGGCCAGTGAATGATAGATGATGGCCATTCCGGCCAGCGTTTGGAGCTCTTTTCGGCTCTCTGGGTTCCATTACCATGCCGGCCAGAGATTGGCATCTTGAACATGCTTTTGTCATTTGCTCGGGCGGTAATTGCTGCCCTTTGTTTGTTCCCATTGGACGTTGATTCACCACAGTTGCCTTGTGACTCTCAATGGATCGAGGCAGTTGCGTTCTGATTTATGGACAAAAATTACaagaaatacaaaattcaATATGTTATTTATGGAATCCTATATGTGCTATTGCTCGGTGCGACTCGGTGTCATCATCGTGGCAGTTTTGGTCATTGTAGGTGAGACTGAACCCTCTCCATTACCGAATTTAATGAACACTTTCTCCCAGATACGAAGCATGGCCCAGAGTATTGTCCTTTTTACGATGGGCGTGAAATTCTTCGACCCCCTAATCGATTTGTTTGAGCATGATGCGGAGTATAAGGACCGGAAGTGGGTGAGGAAGTACATCAATTGGATGGAGAACTGTGAGTTTTCAAGGTTACTTTTGGGGAACTTGATTTAATATTGACTTATGACTTACTTGCAGCTCCTGAGAGCTTTTCTGCGCTCTTTCAGGTCTTGTCCTGTTCGCATATGGCAGCTGCGGTAATGAGTATCTGGGGTGCTCTGAAGGTATTTTCgtatattttttcttgcattttaaaatagtaTTTTATCCCTCGATTAGTTGCAGAAATGGTTTTTGCTGCCGCTGGccttctttgagtttgtttactttataAACATCACCATTTTGCACATTGTCCTGATGATTATGCTGAAGAAACAAATCAACCTGGGTTTTCTTATAATTCTGACATTGGTtggttgtttttatatatgtaagtaatagtttataattaatcTTTCTTTACcctatatataatttatttatattttaatttattcgtAGTCTTTGTGGGCTACAACGCCTTCACCTGCGTGGCCATGTTCCAGATCATAAGGCTGGTGAAGAGCTCTCGCTATCGTGAGCTCTATGGCGATGATCCTTTTCATCCTTTGGCCATGAAGCCTAGTCTCACCAACGATTCCCAGAAGCCGCTGCCGGTGCTTCACATGCACGACATGCACGACACGGACATCGACGAGCAGAAGCGTTTGAGCAAGCTGGGCTTGTGGCCAAGACGTCATCCGCCGGTGGTCTCCGTGCTGCCCGTGCAAACGCAGTTCCCTCCGCCCCAACTCAAGTggtggcagcagcaggcatTGGACACCGGCGAGGACAAGGTGCAGGATCCTTCTGTGTACCGAAACTGGCAGCCGCGAGAGCTGCTCAACGGAGTGGGTGGCGAGGTGCAGCGGAAGAATGATCTAAATCGGCGTTACGCCGAAAGTCAGATGCATCGATGGTACTGATTATggatgtataaaaaatatataaaatatctacAGAATATGggttatacaaaaaaatatcctAAAGATTAATTTATTGAGATTTTGAAGGTGAAAAATATTGCATAAAAGCAAAATTATTGGTATTATCaaacaaatatgcaaataataatattaattttcttatctTTTCTTAACCGACTATCCCATAAAAggttaaaattataaattcacattatttataataaacttaaatataaacctaacctaacccaaagctttttcttttaaattcataaatatttaaatataaaaaataaagcaaaaataaaccTTCTCCCGACTGACTCAATCCCCCAATGGTGTGCACGAATATAAAATGCCTTATCAACTTATTCAATAAAACTTCGATTCCTCTTTTCTGCACTTTGGCGAGCTTAGCAATTCAGGGACACCTCCTCGACAATATCCTTAGCTACCCGCCAGGACGAAACTTTCTATCTGCCTTGCTTGCGCtctttggttttggttttttggtgAGCACTTTGCATAAACGGCACTACAGATTATGCAACTGTCTGGGAGACACTTTGCATATCCTGGACCAGGAAGCGGGATGCTTCGATGGCCGGCTCGACTTACAAATGCTTTTGCCCATTTTACATTCCCAACAAAATGCACAGCGACCGGAAAAGTAACAGAAAGCGGGGGAAACAGtaccaaataaaaaagaaaagaacgaTCTCGGTGGACCATTGTTGTGTGTTGGCCAAGTGACAAAAATCAAAGTGTCTAACAATTGGTGACGCTTCTGCAATGGAGCATGAGTCGGGCCAGGAATCCGGCTCTGGCATCCAGCGATACACTCAATTTCCCTCTCTATGCAATCTCCTCTTGTTTCTCTCTCCGGCAGGAAAAATCCCGGCCACATGGACATGGCTTGTCCTCAGGAGATTTCTGCGTTATGTGCTGACAGTTTTGTTGACTGCCGACTATtttccagctccagcttcggctcctgctgctgttgaagCTGGTGTTGGCGGCACAACTTTTgctctaatttaattaaaagttttttagaaaaaaaaagaggatgAAAACAAGTGGCACAGTTAAGTCAATCAGAGCTGATCTAGGTCTGTAGAGAGTTGCAAAAGGGCGGCATAATAGTGGCTTTCAGTTGTCTATatttacagaaaaatatataaaggctTTCAATATTAATAccaaagtaatttaaatagttcctctttttaattttacaatttttattctCCTAATCACTCACTTTACTTATAATTTCACGACATTATCACCTTAATCAGGGCCAACATTATACTAACATTTGGGTATCCTTTAGCAAACTCTTCAGGACACACGTAAGCCGCTACGTGTTGCTGATTATCTGCCGTGTGCTTAGCACTGAATTAAGTTGCCAAAAAACGTGGCAGGGCTGCCAAAAGACGAGAACTTGTCGTCGCTTTGTCGCTTTTCCTTCAGGTGCGGACTCCTCACCCCTTTTTGACTTTACGCTGAGCCCAGGCAGTGTCAGAGTCAATAGCAACTCCGCTCCTGGGAGATTCGATGGCAGGTGAAGGCGATTACCTGTGCCGACCCCCAACAAGTGGATGGGGACATAGAGCTGCAGGCGGAGTGTATGTAAGTGCTTCACTGGCAGAGACACGCCTTATAAATGGCTGCTGGGATTTTTAATTCAATGTGCGTGTATGTGCAAAGCTGAAAAGGATTTTGCCCCCGGGTCCCCAGCTCGAAAGTGAATTAAATATCAGCTTGACTTAGTTGCTCCAATCGAGAGTGATTTGCAAATCTTTCATGAGAACGATTTTAGAATTgagaatttatagaaaaacGAAGATATCCTGCAGTGACAACTTGTATTTTGCATTTTACGTTTCTGACTCCGCCCAGTGATTTATTAAGGGATTACTTTTACACACTTTACACATTTATTACcagcaataaataatataaattctgtGCAACTTTCTGCACAAAACACTTTGCAACTCAATGACAGTTCTTAATTACAATTTCCGCTCAGATTGTGGGCAGATGATGCTCGGTGCGATGGAGGAGGTTAGCGTTCTTGTTCAGCGGCTGCAGCTTCACGTAGTCCTGATGCGGATGGTGATGATGCTGTGTGCTCGGAAGCAACGGCAAGGAGGTGTTTGAAGTCTGAAGAGAAAGGGTTTTCAATTAACTACTCGGATTTTCAAGGATAAAACTGATTCAATAAACCTTTGATTTATCACGGGCCGCTGCAATGGCAGCCGCCTGGGCCGGTCCCGTCTGCAACTGCTGGGCCGCCGTGGCCAGCATGAACTGCTGCGaagcgagctgctgctggcgatGATTAGCCGCCTCCAGGCTGGTGATatgctcctgctcccgctgCTTGGCTATGTAGTCCTCGAAGTAGGAGTGCTTGATCAGCTTGTCGCAGGACCAACGCTTGGCCGGGTCCTTGTCGAGGCACTTTCGCAGAAAGTCGATGGTCAGCGGGTTCTGCAGTGACTTGGGCGGCATCTTGTCCTCCAGCGGCTCCAGCGTGGGCGGCACCGGCAGCGTGATGCCCTTGAAGTACTCATTCTGTCCGAAGATCTGGATGTGACGCGGCAGCAGGTCGCCCAGTGTCTTGCGGATCAGGTACAGCTGGTCCACGTCGCTGCGTCCCGGCCACAGGGCCTCGCCGCGCACCAGCTCCGCAAAGAGGCAGCCGATGGCCCACACGTCCACGGGCGTGCCATACTGTGTGTCGCCCACCAGCAGCTCTGGCGCCCGATACCACCTGGTGGCCACGTAGTCCGTGTAGTTCTCCCCTGGACTGAGCATCCGGGCAAAGCCGAAATCGCAGAGCTTCACCTGACCCTGTGCGGTTAGCAGGAtattctccggcttgatgtcGCGGTGCAGGCAGCCCTGCTTGTGGCAGTAGGCCACGCCCAGCAGCGTCTGGTAGCAGATCTGTTTGGTGAGGTGCTCCGGACAGCCCTGTGGATGGCGCTCCAGCTCATGGAGGACGGTCAGCTCGCAGAACTCGAAGACCAGGTGCAGGCGTCGCTTGCGCCGGAATACCTCCAGCAGGGAGACTAGATTCGGA
It contains:
- the LOC108073638 gene encoding beta-1,4-glucuronyltransferase 1; translation: MTAVSFGNRRYTRLWPILILLTVALLLLGRNLQQAHQLTQKSQGISQRNWSLSSGVSADDYLDCAEPVRIPPRQDSPRTRDLQRLVNCRNRPLRFQRLQHGEFWLLQNLVIGRKSRQVGCTESITYTTNGDYTFFDNLETVVERWGGPVSFAIHAPGYDLNATLDAIQYARNCLQGSEAISDWVSFHVYFPNQHMPENVPYDEDEVLARPYVCTLADGSLIPPPYTLIDRSDSYKVKANLTYPINVGRNIARQAANTHFIFACDIELYPSLGFVDQFLDMVTQNHSVLALDPSQPRRVYPLAVFEIEAGAQIPGNKSELLALYRKQQAQIFHLRLCPTCHKIPGQQEWLNRAPSVKDRLQLFSVGHREKQFKFWEPFYVSDNTEPLFDERVTWEGQSNKRIQNYAMCLLGYEYHTLHPAFLVHSPGIKKLTKASAARLKYAKEMTKFIKAKIEPEYRVLYGQNAACRT
- the LOC108073602 gene encoding uncharacterized protein gives rise to the protein MVLMESYFFCASVRLGVLVICFVAALKSTIIMWLIFTNGTAFLFSIIRIFESHYKTSAIVHDSANWIEQYPKELMMFFQLYNFCHIVTCTVAAYGAYKLKKYHVIPLAIFEFLYTVQVVVLVIISLRIARHIVPLATLILLTLGLTFYAMLVAYDTLALIAFIEIMFLVWSERYQRLYGADPLNPVLMDRSLKGMPDNPSPVLQQPIIIYVMPKVGQKLWDMQPQKWWKNEIIQKEIEEKEDSSDYFQREELLSKVLLRNAINGKHLKV
- the LOC108073629 gene encoding uncharacterized protein, with product MLFMESYMCYCSVRLGVIIVAVLVIIRSMAQSIVLFTMGVKFFDPLIDLFEHDAEYKDRKWVRKYINWMENSPESFSALFQVLSCSHMAAAVMSIWGALKLQKWFLLPLAFFEFVYFINITILHIVLMIMLKKQINLGFLIILTLVGCFYIFFVGYNAFTCVAMFQIIRLVKSSRYRELYGDDPFHPLAMKPSLTNDSQKPLPVLHMHDMHDTDIDEQKRLSKLGLWPRRHPPVVSVLPVQTQFPPPQLKWWQQQALDTGEDKVQDPSVYRNWQPRELLNGVGGEVQRKNDLNRRYAESQMHRWY
- the LOC108073626 gene encoding cyclin-dependent kinase-like 1 isoform X3, whose translation is MDKWFGEKRLWLFGNHLPLLPRRPQGSSKMDRYEKLSRLGEGSYGVVYKCRDRETGALVAVKRFVESEDDPAIRKIALREIRLLKNLKHPNLVSLLEVFRRKRRLHLVFEFCELTVLHELERHPQGCPEHLTKQICYQTLLGVAYCHKQGCLHRDIKPENILLTAQGQVKLCDFGFARMLSPGENYTDYVATRWYRAPELLVGDTQYGTPVDVWAIGCLFAELVRGEALWPGRSDVDQLYLIRKTLGDLLPRHIQIFGQNEYFKGITLPVPPTLEPLEDKMPPKSLQNPLTIDFLRKCLDKDPAKRWSCDKLIKHSYFEDYIAKQREQEHITSLEAANHRQQQLASQQFMLATAAQQLQTGPAQAAAIAAARDKSKTSNTSLPLLPSTQHHHHPHQDYVKLQPLNKNANLLHRTEHHLPTI
- the LOC108073626 gene encoding cyclin-dependent kinase-like 1 isoform X2, whose translation is MCSCLSYQTEKLLNILCAQCKAMRRANIKRGQCLSLRPQGSSKMDRYEKLSRLGEGSYGVVYKCRDRETGALVAVKRFVESEDDPAIRKIALREIRLLKNLKHPNLVSLLEVFRRKRRLHLVFEFCELTVLHELERHPQGCPEHLTKQICYQTLLGVAYCHKQGCLHRDIKPENILLTAQGQVKLCDFGFARMLSPGENYTDYVATRWYRAPELLVGDTQYGTPVDVWAIGCLFAELVRGEALWPGRSDVDQLYLIRKTLGDLLPRHIQIFGQNEYFKGITLPVPPTLEPLEDKMPPKSLQNPLTIDFLRKCLDKDPAKRWSCDKLIKHSYFEDYIAKQREQEHITSLEAANHRQQQLASQQFMLATAAQQLQTGPAQAAAIAAARDKSKTSNTSLPLLPSTQHHHHPHQDYVKLQPLNKNANLLHRTEHHLPTI
- the LOC108073626 gene encoding cyclin-dependent kinase-like 1 isoform X4 gives rise to the protein MKMFEISKLFSLRRPQGSSKMDRYEKLSRLGEGSYGVVYKCRDRETGALVAVKRFVESEDDPAIRKIALREIRLLKNLKHPNLVSLLEVFRRKRRLHLVFEFCELTVLHELERHPQGCPEHLTKQICYQTLLGVAYCHKQGCLHRDIKPENILLTAQGQVKLCDFGFARMLSPGENYTDYVATRWYRAPELLVGDTQYGTPVDVWAIGCLFAELVRGEALWPGRSDVDQLYLIRKTLGDLLPRHIQIFGQNEYFKGITLPVPPTLEPLEDKMPPKSLQNPLTIDFLRKCLDKDPAKRWSCDKLIKHSYFEDYIAKQREQEHITSLEAANHRQQQLASQQFMLATAAQQLQTGPAQAAAIAAARDKSKTSNTSLPLLPSTQHHHHPHQDYVKLQPLNKNANLLHRTEHHLPTI
- the LOC108073626 gene encoding cyclin-dependent kinase-like 1 isoform X1 translates to MFQSYSSYLPQSLQNSFLYRLIQKFQVCHEPHLVEPREYRPQGSSKMDRYEKLSRLGEGSYGVVYKCRDRETGALVAVKRFVESEDDPAIRKIALREIRLLKNLKHPNLVSLLEVFRRKRRLHLVFEFCELTVLHELERHPQGCPEHLTKQICYQTLLGVAYCHKQGCLHRDIKPENILLTAQGQVKLCDFGFARMLSPGENYTDYVATRWYRAPELLVGDTQYGTPVDVWAIGCLFAELVRGEALWPGRSDVDQLYLIRKTLGDLLPRHIQIFGQNEYFKGITLPVPPTLEPLEDKMPPKSLQNPLTIDFLRKCLDKDPAKRWSCDKLIKHSYFEDYIAKQREQEHITSLEAANHRQQQLASQQFMLATAAQQLQTGPAQAAAIAAARDKSKTSNTSLPLLPSTQHHHHPHQDYVKLQPLNKNANLLHRTEHHLPTI